A stretch of the Papaver somniferum cultivar HN1 chromosome 6, ASM357369v1, whole genome shotgun sequence genome encodes the following:
- the LOC113286820 gene encoding uncharacterized protein LOC113286820: MKTQTQTTMTSSFLVSKIISSSSKLFSTHTNKYKLLQILHQILCIALYWIVFFLRLLPSLYPNPKTPSKPFDAFSGKRDKNIIQETTVNGDSTSVCRALTQILSIINEIPVSSRKYELVRSLAEKLIEDNLKVGSDVLRDINCTVLSSAFAKTLQQLESAVMEEVKETTLIGSSEHRLDRILHKIWSYSERAWAWLGENAGVPKPDAWAAEKLAAELLWFAMKMSTCGAVDVAISSWGSASRLAWLSISAEPRVQGSLVKISVFLLKEARKMGQTDEMEKDQNYDDENVMKMIGKHDEQSEKKMKLLMSWLPFLCRASKGTDAPVLSTGDRVEVERAIEDLISTFKKDQQERVLALWLHHFTSCPLSDWPNLQSCYNSWLDASRKQLAI, encoded by the exons ATGAAAACCCAAACACAAACCACCATGACTTCTTCTTTCCTTGTCTCTAAAATCATCTCTTCATCTTCAAAACTTTTTTCAACTCATACCAACAAATACAAACTTCTTCAAATCCTCCATCAAATTCTTTGCATAGCTCTGTATTGGATTGTTTTCTTCCTTAGGCTTCTTCCTTCGCTGTACCCGAACCCAAAAACACCATCCAAACCGTTTGATGCTTTCTCTGGTAAAAGAGATAAAAATATCATTCAAGAAACAACTGTTAATGGAGATTCTACTAGTGTTTGTAGAGCACTTACACAAATTCTTTCAATTATTAACGAAATTCCAGTTAGTTCTCGGAAATACGAACTTGTTCGTTCACTAGCAGAGAAATTGATCGAGGATAATCTCAAAGTAGGGTCGGATGTTCTTAGAGATATCAATTGTACAGTCCTTTCTTCTGCTTTTGCAAAGACTCTCCAGCAGCTTGAATCTGCAGTCATGGAGGAGGTCAAGGAGACTACTTTGATAGGATCGTCTGAACATCGATTGGACCGGATTCTGCACAAAATTTGGTCATATAGCGAACGAGCATGGGCATGGCTTGGTGAAAATGCTGGTGTTCCTAAACCGGATGCTTGGGCCGCTGAGAAGCTCGCAGCTGAGCTTCTCTGGTTTGCCATGAAGATGTCAACTTGTGGAGCTGTAGATGTTGCGATATCAAGCTGGGGGTCAGCTTCTAGATTGGCTTGGCTCTCGATTTCAGCTGAGCCACGAGTTCAAGGTTCTCTCGTCAAAATTTCAG TGTTCTTGTTGAAGGAGGCGAGAAAAATGGGACAAACAGATGAAATGGAAAAAGATCAAAACTATGATGATGAAAACGTAATGAAGATGATAGGGAAACATGATGAGCAAAgcgagaagaagatgaagttgttgatgtCATGGTTGCCATTCCTGTGCAGGGCAAGCAAAGGAACGGATGCACCAGTCTTAAGCACCGGCGATAGAGTGGAAGTAGAGAGAGCAATTGAAGACTTGATAAGTACTTTTAAGAAAGACCAACAAGAGAGAGTTTTAGCACTTTGGCTTCATCACTTTACTTCTTGTCCACTCTCAGACTGGCCAAATCTTCAGTCCTGCTATAATAGTTGGCTGGATGCATCACGAAAGCAATTGGCTATTTGA
- the LOC113286821 gene encoding 14-3-3 protein 7-like, whose protein sequence is MNTEREKLVYLARLAEQAERYDEMVEAMKKLARLDVELTVEERNLVSVGYKNVIGARRASWRILSSIEQKEEGKGNGQNTQKIKEYRQKVEDELSKICSDILVVIDENLLLTSSTGESTVFYHKMKGDYYRYLAEIKLGNERKEVADLSLKAYEAASSVASTDLPPTHPIRLGLALNFSVFYYEILNSPERACHLAKQAFDEAISELDTLSEDSYKDSTLIMQLLRDNLTLWTSDIAEEGEHSKVNDS, encoded by the exons AAATGGTTGAGGCTATGAAGAAACTTGCTAGATTGGATGTGGAACTGACTGTAGAAGAGAGAAATCTGGTGTCGGTTGGGTACAAGAATGTAATTGGTGCAAGAAGGGCATCATGGAGGATTTTGTCTTCCATTGAACAGAAGGAAGAAGGAAAGGGAAATGGGCAGAATACGCAGAAGATAAAAGAATACAGACAGAAGGTTGAGGACGAGCTTTCCAAGATTTGCAGTGACATCTTGGTTGTCATTGATGAAAACCTCCTATTGACCTCTTCCACAGGAGAATCAACAGTTTTTTACCATAAGAT GAAGGGGGATTATTATCGGTATCTGGCTGAAATTAAGTTGGGGAATGAACGTAAAGAAGTAGCAGATCTGTCTCTCAAAGCCTATGAG GCTGCCAGTAGTGTTGCCTCAACAGATCTCCCACCTACTCATCCAATCAGACTTGGCTTGGCCCTGAACTTCTCCGTTTTTTACTATGAGATATTGAACTCACCTGAGAG GGCATGCCACCTCGCCAAACAAGCATTTGATGAAGCTATATCAGAACTTGATACGCTTAGTGAAGACTCTTACAAGGACAGTACACTTATCATGCAGCTTCTCAGAGACAATCTCACTTTATGGACCTCAGATATTGCAGAAGAAG GGGAGCATTCCAAAGTTAATGACTCCTGA